The following coding sequences are from one Coffea arabica cultivar ET-39 chromosome 11e, Coffea Arabica ET-39 HiFi, whole genome shotgun sequence window:
- the LOC113719358 gene encoding CDP-diacylglycerol--serine O-phosphatidyltransferase 1 isoform X5, whose protein sequence is MEMDPNDHQKMRRKDYTAKQNGNVNISSADDELDPWTAWAYKPRTLTLLFVGACFLIWASGALEPESVSAGDSVASVKRILIRPHPAIWRLVHGMAVIYLVALTFLLFQKRDDAREFMRYLHPDLGVELPERSYGADCRIYVPENPTSRFKNVYDTLFDEFVLAHILGWWGKAIMIRNQPLLWVLSIGFELMELTFRHMLPNFNECWWDSIVLDILICNWFGIWAGMRTVRYFDGRTYEWVGISRQPNIMGKVKRTLGQFTPARWDKDEWHPLLGPWRFIQVLSLCVVFLTVELNTFFLKFCLWIPPRNPLVIYRLILWWLIALPTIREYNSYLQDRYSIAFCPIFCQSQTIKPVKKVGSFCWLSVAICIVELLICIKFGHGLFPNPMPKWLVTFWTAFGIGLLIFLNAWTWVLHRTMRTKQE, encoded by the exons ATG GAAATGGACCCTAATGATCATCAGAAAATGAGGAGGAAGGATTATACTGCAAAGCAAAATGGTAATGTCAACATATCAAGTGCTGATGATGAGTTGGATCCATGGACTGCCTGGGCATACAAACCTCGCACACTTACATTGTTGTTTGTTGGTGCCTGTTTTCTCAT ctGGGCCAGTGGAGCCCTTGAGCCTGAAAGCGTTTCAGCTGGAGATAGTGTTGCATCTGTGAAAAg GATATTGATTAGGCCTCATCCTGCAATTTGGCGGCTGGTTCATGGAATGGCTGTGATTTACCTTGTTGCATTGACATTTTTGCTTTTTCAG AAGCGAGATGATGCTCGGGAGTTCATGAGATATCTGCATCCTGATCTTGGTGTTG AACTTCCAGAGAGATCTTATGGTGCTGATTGCCGGATATATGTGCCTGAAAATCCCACAAGCAGGTTTAAGAATGTTTAT GATACGCTTTTTGATGAGTTTGTTTTGGCACATATCCTTGGATGGTGGGGAAAGGCCATAATGATTCGTAACCAACCTCTTTTATGGGTATTATCTATTGGATTTGAGTTAATGGAG CTTACCTTCCGCCACATGCTACCGAACTTCAATGAGTGCTGGTGGGACAGCATTGTTCTTGACATTTTGATCTGCAATTGGTTTG GAATTTGGGCAGGAATGCGCACTGTACGGTACTTTGATGGTAGGACATATGAATGGGTTGGCATAAGTCGGCAGCCAAATATCATGGGCAAA GTCAAACGGACGCTGGGTCAATTTACACCCGCACGGTGGGACAAAGATGAATGGCACCCACTTCTTGGACCTTGGCGTTTTATTCAAGTTCTGAGTCTTTGCGTTGTGTTTTTGACAGTGGAGCTGAATACATTTTTCCTAAAGTTTTGCCTTTGGATACCTCCACGAAACCCCCTTGTAATTTATAGGTTGATTTTGTGGTGGCTTATTGCATTACCAACCATTCGGGAGTACAATTCTTACTTACAGGACAGGTACTCCATTGCTTTCTGCCCCATCTTTTGCCAATCACAAACCAT AAAACCAGTGAAAAAGGTGGGCTCCTTTTGTTGGCTCTCCGTGGCCATCTGCATTGTTGAACTCCTCATCTGTATCAAGTTTGGACATG GATTATTCCCCAATCCCATGCCAAAGTGGTTGGTAACTTTTTGGACAGCGTTTGGTATTGGCCTCTTGATATTCTTGAACGCATGGACCTGGGTATTACATCGAACAATGAGGACAAAGCAGGAATAG
- the LOC140021589 gene encoding palmitoyl-acyl carrier protein thioesterase, chloroplastic-like — translation MACLSFSACSTVRCSSNRDGHEPNEQNISSVKINGTSSYPSAKFELSGQRNGAATVTSENLYISTQEVRQNIPTKKQLVDPFRQGLIIEEGVGYRQTVVIRSYEVGPDKTATLESVLNLLQETALNHVWMSGLLGDGFGATHGMMRNNLIWVVSRMQVQVDHYPIWGEIMEIDTWVGASGKNGMRRDWLLRSHATGLVFARATSTWVMMNQQTRRLSKMPDEVRAEISPWFIEQQAIKEDIPEKIEKLDDNAKYIISGLQPKRSDLDMNQHVNNVKYVRWMLEAIHDKFFENHQLSGIILEYRRECGSSDVVQSLCEPNEGGLIADGIQQDNNIRLLSGFSRSSGVIEGNGLLQSLNPGPSSYTHLLQAKGESRNEEILRGKTTWKRKINSLPLQG, via the exons atggcATGCCTCTCTTTCTCGGCCTGTTCTACTGTTAGATGCTCAAGCAATAGGGATGGCCATGAGCCAAACGAGCAAAATATCAGTAGTGTCAAAATCAATGGCACTTCTAGCTATCCTTCTGCTAAGTTTGAATTATCAGGCCAAAGGAATGGAGCTGCAACAGTTACTTCTGAGAATCTTTACATCAGTACTCAGGAGGTTCGACAAAACATTCCAACAAAGAAGCAACTGGTTGATCCTTTTCGTCAAGGGCTGATTATTGAAGAGGGAGTTGGTTACAGGCAAACTGTTGTTATTCGATCATATGAAGTTGGTCCTGATAAAACTGCAACACTTGAGAGCGTACTCAACCTTCTTCAG GAAACAGCATTGAACCATGTATGGATGTCAGGCCTTCTTGGTGATGGATTTGGAGCAACACATGGTATGATGAGGAACAATCTTATTTGGGTTGTTTCAAGAATGCAAGTTCAAGTTGATCATTATCCAATTTG GGGTGAAATAATGGAAATAGACACATGGGTTGGAGCATCAGGAAAAAATGGCATGAGGAGGGACTGGCTGCTTCGAAGTCATGCCACAGGACTTGTTTTCGCTCGTGCAACAAG TACATGGGTGATGATGAACCAGCAAACTAGACGCCTGTCGAAAATGCCAGATGAAGTCAGGGCTGAAATCTCCCCATGGTTCATTGAGCAGCAAGCTATCAAAGAAGACATCCCAGAAAAAATTGAGAAGTTGGATGATAATGCAAAATATATCATTTCAGGCTTGCAG CCAAAAAGGAGTGATTTGGATATGAACCAGCATGTCAACAATGTCAAGTATGTTCGGTGGATGCTTGAG GCAATTCATGACAAATTTTTCGAGAATCACCAGCTTTCTGGCATCATTCTAGAGTACAGGAGAGAGTGTGGAAGCTCAGATGTCGTCCAATCCCTCTGTGAGCCTAATGAAGGTGGACTTATTGCAGATGGAATTCAACAAGATAACAACATTCGTCTACTGAGCGGATTTTCACGGTCATCAGGAGTCATTGAAGGCAATGGACTGCTCCAATCTTTAAATCCAGGGCCATCCAGCTATACACATCTTCTCCAAGCAAAAGGAGAATccagaaatgaagaaattttaaGGGGAAAAACAACATGGAAGAGAAAGATCAATAGCCTGCCTTTGCAGGGATGA
- the LOC113719358 gene encoding CDP-diacylglycerol--serine O-phosphatidyltransferase 1 isoform X1 produces MEMDPNDHQKMRRKDYTAKQNGNVNISSADDELDPWTAWAYKPRTLTLLFVGACFLIWASGALEPESVSAGDSVASVKRGVWAMIAVFLTYCLLQAPDTILIRPHPAIWRLVHGMAVIYLVALTFLLFQKRDDAREFMRYLHPDLGVELPERSYGADCRIYVPENPTSRFKNVYDTLFDEFVLAHILGWWGKAIMIRNQPLLWVLSIGFELMELTFRHMLPNFNECWWDSIVLDILICNWFGIWAGMRTVRYFDGRTYEWVGISRQPNIMGKVKRTLGQFTPARWDKDEWHPLLGPWRFIQVLSLCVVFLTVELNTFFLKFCLWIPPRNPLVIYRLILWWLIALPTIREYNSYLQDRYSIAFCPIFCQSQTIKPVKKVGSFCWLSVAICIVELLICIKFGHGLFPNPMPKWLVTFWTAFGIGLLIFLNAWTWVLHRTMRTKQE; encoded by the exons ATG GAAATGGACCCTAATGATCATCAGAAAATGAGGAGGAAGGATTATACTGCAAAGCAAAATGGTAATGTCAACATATCAAGTGCTGATGATGAGTTGGATCCATGGACTGCCTGGGCATACAAACCTCGCACACTTACATTGTTGTTTGTTGGTGCCTGTTTTCTCAT ctGGGCCAGTGGAGCCCTTGAGCCTGAAAGCGTTTCAGCTGGAGATAGTGTTGCATCTGTGAAAAg GGGTGTATGGGCAATGATCGCAGTTTTTCTTACTTATTGCTTGCTGCAAGCCCCTGATAC GATATTGATTAGGCCTCATCCTGCAATTTGGCGGCTGGTTCATGGAATGGCTGTGATTTACCTTGTTGCATTGACATTTTTGCTTTTTCAG AAGCGAGATGATGCTCGGGAGTTCATGAGATATCTGCATCCTGATCTTGGTGTTG AACTTCCAGAGAGATCTTATGGTGCTGATTGCCGGATATATGTGCCTGAAAATCCCACAAGCAGGTTTAAGAATGTTTAT GATACGCTTTTTGATGAGTTTGTTTTGGCACATATCCTTGGATGGTGGGGAAAGGCCATAATGATTCGTAACCAACCTCTTTTATGGGTATTATCTATTGGATTTGAGTTAATGGAG CTTACCTTCCGCCACATGCTACCGAACTTCAATGAGTGCTGGTGGGACAGCATTGTTCTTGACATTTTGATCTGCAATTGGTTTG GAATTTGGGCAGGAATGCGCACTGTACGGTACTTTGATGGTAGGACATATGAATGGGTTGGCATAAGTCGGCAGCCAAATATCATGGGCAAA GTCAAACGGACGCTGGGTCAATTTACACCCGCACGGTGGGACAAAGATGAATGGCACCCACTTCTTGGACCTTGGCGTTTTATTCAAGTTCTGAGTCTTTGCGTTGTGTTTTTGACAGTGGAGCTGAATACATTTTTCCTAAAGTTTTGCCTTTGGATACCTCCACGAAACCCCCTTGTAATTTATAGGTTGATTTTGTGGTGGCTTATTGCATTACCAACCATTCGGGAGTACAATTCTTACTTACAGGACAGGTACTCCATTGCTTTCTGCCCCATCTTTTGCCAATCACAAACCAT AAAACCAGTGAAAAAGGTGGGCTCCTTTTGTTGGCTCTCCGTGGCCATCTGCATTGTTGAACTCCTCATCTGTATCAAGTTTGGACATG GATTATTCCCCAATCCCATGCCAAAGTGGTTGGTAACTTTTTGGACAGCGTTTGGTATTGGCCTCTTGATATTCTTGAACGCATGGACCTGGGTATTACATCGAACAATGAGGACAAAGCAGGAATAG
- the LOC113719358 gene encoding CDP-diacylglycerol--serine O-phosphatidyltransferase 1 isoform X3, translated as MEMDPNDHQKMRRKDYTAKQNGNVNISSADDELDPWTAWAYKPRTLTLLFVGACFLIWASGALEPESVSAGDSVASVKRGVWAMIAVFLTYCLLQAPDTILIRPHPAIWRLVHGMAVIYLVALTFLLFQKRDDAREFMRYLHPDLGVELPERSYGADCRIYVPENPTSRFKNVYDTLFDEFVLAHILGWWGKAIMIRNQPLLWVLSIGFELMELTFRHMLPNFNECWWDSIVLDILICNWFGIWAGMRTVRYFDGRTYEWVGISRQPNIMGKVKRTLGQFTPARWDKDEWHPLLGPWRFIQVLSLCVVFLTVELNTFFLKFCLWIPPRNPLVIYRLILWWLIALPTIREYNSYLQDRKPVKKVGSFCWLSVAICIVELLICIKFGHGLFPNPMPKWLVTFWTAFGIGLLIFLNAWTWVLHRTMRTKQE; from the exons ATG GAAATGGACCCTAATGATCATCAGAAAATGAGGAGGAAGGATTATACTGCAAAGCAAAATGGTAATGTCAACATATCAAGTGCTGATGATGAGTTGGATCCATGGACTGCCTGGGCATACAAACCTCGCACACTTACATTGTTGTTTGTTGGTGCCTGTTTTCTCAT ctGGGCCAGTGGAGCCCTTGAGCCTGAAAGCGTTTCAGCTGGAGATAGTGTTGCATCTGTGAAAAg GGGTGTATGGGCAATGATCGCAGTTTTTCTTACTTATTGCTTGCTGCAAGCCCCTGATAC GATATTGATTAGGCCTCATCCTGCAATTTGGCGGCTGGTTCATGGAATGGCTGTGATTTACCTTGTTGCATTGACATTTTTGCTTTTTCAG AAGCGAGATGATGCTCGGGAGTTCATGAGATATCTGCATCCTGATCTTGGTGTTG AACTTCCAGAGAGATCTTATGGTGCTGATTGCCGGATATATGTGCCTGAAAATCCCACAAGCAGGTTTAAGAATGTTTAT GATACGCTTTTTGATGAGTTTGTTTTGGCACATATCCTTGGATGGTGGGGAAAGGCCATAATGATTCGTAACCAACCTCTTTTATGGGTATTATCTATTGGATTTGAGTTAATGGAG CTTACCTTCCGCCACATGCTACCGAACTTCAATGAGTGCTGGTGGGACAGCATTGTTCTTGACATTTTGATCTGCAATTGGTTTG GAATTTGGGCAGGAATGCGCACTGTACGGTACTTTGATGGTAGGACATATGAATGGGTTGGCATAAGTCGGCAGCCAAATATCATGGGCAAA GTCAAACGGACGCTGGGTCAATTTACACCCGCACGGTGGGACAAAGATGAATGGCACCCACTTCTTGGACCTTGGCGTTTTATTCAAGTTCTGAGTCTTTGCGTTGTGTTTTTGACAGTGGAGCTGAATACATTTTTCCTAAAGTTTTGCCTTTGGATACCTCCACGAAACCCCCTTGTAATTTATAGGTTGATTTTGTGGTGGCTTATTGCATTACCAACCATTCGGGAGTACAATTCTTACTTACAGGACAG AAAACCAGTGAAAAAGGTGGGCTCCTTTTGTTGGCTCTCCGTGGCCATCTGCATTGTTGAACTCCTCATCTGTATCAAGTTTGGACATG GATTATTCCCCAATCCCATGCCAAAGTGGTTGGTAACTTTTTGGACAGCGTTTGGTATTGGCCTCTTGATATTCTTGAACGCATGGACCTGGGTATTACATCGAACAATGAGGACAAAGCAGGAATAG
- the LOC113719358 gene encoding CDP-diacylglycerol--serine O-phosphatidyltransferase 1 isoform X4, with amino-acid sequence MDPNDHQKMRRKDYTAKQNGNVNISSADDELDPWTAWAYKPRTLTLLFVGACFLIWASGALEPESVSAGDSVASVKRGVWAMIAVFLTYCLLQAPDTILIRPHPAIWRLVHGMAVIYLVALTFLLFQKRDDAREFMRYLHPDLGVELPERSYGADCRIYVPENPTSRFKNVYDTLFDEFVLAHILGWWGKAIMIRNQPLLWVLSIGFELMELTFRHMLPNFNECWWDSIVLDILICNWFGIWAGMRTVRYFDGRTYEWVGISRQPNIMGKVKRTLGQFTPARWDKDEWHPLLGPWRFIQVLSLCVVFLTVELNTFFLKFCLWIPPRNPLVIYRLILWWLIALPTIREYNSYLQDRKPVKKVGSFCWLSVAICIVELLICIKFGHGLFPNPMPKWLVTFWTAFGIGLLIFLNAWTWVLHRTMRTKQE; translated from the exons ATGGACCCTAATGATCATCAGAAAATGAGGAGGAAGGATTATACTGCAAAGCAAAATGGTAATGTCAACATATCAAGTGCTGATGATGAGTTGGATCCATGGACTGCCTGGGCATACAAACCTCGCACACTTACATTGTTGTTTGTTGGTGCCTGTTTTCTCAT ctGGGCCAGTGGAGCCCTTGAGCCTGAAAGCGTTTCAGCTGGAGATAGTGTTGCATCTGTGAAAAg GGGTGTATGGGCAATGATCGCAGTTTTTCTTACTTATTGCTTGCTGCAAGCCCCTGATAC GATATTGATTAGGCCTCATCCTGCAATTTGGCGGCTGGTTCATGGAATGGCTGTGATTTACCTTGTTGCATTGACATTTTTGCTTTTTCAG AAGCGAGATGATGCTCGGGAGTTCATGAGATATCTGCATCCTGATCTTGGTGTTG AACTTCCAGAGAGATCTTATGGTGCTGATTGCCGGATATATGTGCCTGAAAATCCCACAAGCAGGTTTAAGAATGTTTAT GATACGCTTTTTGATGAGTTTGTTTTGGCACATATCCTTGGATGGTGGGGAAAGGCCATAATGATTCGTAACCAACCTCTTTTATGGGTATTATCTATTGGATTTGAGTTAATGGAG CTTACCTTCCGCCACATGCTACCGAACTTCAATGAGTGCTGGTGGGACAGCATTGTTCTTGACATTTTGATCTGCAATTGGTTTG GAATTTGGGCAGGAATGCGCACTGTACGGTACTTTGATGGTAGGACATATGAATGGGTTGGCATAAGTCGGCAGCCAAATATCATGGGCAAA GTCAAACGGACGCTGGGTCAATTTACACCCGCACGGTGGGACAAAGATGAATGGCACCCACTTCTTGGACCTTGGCGTTTTATTCAAGTTCTGAGTCTTTGCGTTGTGTTTTTGACAGTGGAGCTGAATACATTTTTCCTAAAGTTTTGCCTTTGGATACCTCCACGAAACCCCCTTGTAATTTATAGGTTGATTTTGTGGTGGCTTATTGCATTACCAACCATTCGGGAGTACAATTCTTACTTACAGGACAG AAAACCAGTGAAAAAGGTGGGCTCCTTTTGTTGGCTCTCCGTGGCCATCTGCATTGTTGAACTCCTCATCTGTATCAAGTTTGGACATG GATTATTCCCCAATCCCATGCCAAAGTGGTTGGTAACTTTTTGGACAGCGTTTGGTATTGGCCTCTTGATATTCTTGAACGCATGGACCTGGGTATTACATCGAACAATGAGGACAAAGCAGGAATAG
- the LOC113719358 gene encoding CDP-diacylglycerol--serine O-phosphatidyltransferase 1 isoform X2 — protein MDPNDHQKMRRKDYTAKQNGNVNISSADDELDPWTAWAYKPRTLTLLFVGACFLIWASGALEPESVSAGDSVASVKRGVWAMIAVFLTYCLLQAPDTILIRPHPAIWRLVHGMAVIYLVALTFLLFQKRDDAREFMRYLHPDLGVELPERSYGADCRIYVPENPTSRFKNVYDTLFDEFVLAHILGWWGKAIMIRNQPLLWVLSIGFELMELTFRHMLPNFNECWWDSIVLDILICNWFGIWAGMRTVRYFDGRTYEWVGISRQPNIMGKVKRTLGQFTPARWDKDEWHPLLGPWRFIQVLSLCVVFLTVELNTFFLKFCLWIPPRNPLVIYRLILWWLIALPTIREYNSYLQDRYSIAFCPIFCQSQTIKPVKKVGSFCWLSVAICIVELLICIKFGHGLFPNPMPKWLVTFWTAFGIGLLIFLNAWTWVLHRTMRTKQE, from the exons ATGGACCCTAATGATCATCAGAAAATGAGGAGGAAGGATTATACTGCAAAGCAAAATGGTAATGTCAACATATCAAGTGCTGATGATGAGTTGGATCCATGGACTGCCTGGGCATACAAACCTCGCACACTTACATTGTTGTTTGTTGGTGCCTGTTTTCTCAT ctGGGCCAGTGGAGCCCTTGAGCCTGAAAGCGTTTCAGCTGGAGATAGTGTTGCATCTGTGAAAAg GGGTGTATGGGCAATGATCGCAGTTTTTCTTACTTATTGCTTGCTGCAAGCCCCTGATAC GATATTGATTAGGCCTCATCCTGCAATTTGGCGGCTGGTTCATGGAATGGCTGTGATTTACCTTGTTGCATTGACATTTTTGCTTTTTCAG AAGCGAGATGATGCTCGGGAGTTCATGAGATATCTGCATCCTGATCTTGGTGTTG AACTTCCAGAGAGATCTTATGGTGCTGATTGCCGGATATATGTGCCTGAAAATCCCACAAGCAGGTTTAAGAATGTTTAT GATACGCTTTTTGATGAGTTTGTTTTGGCACATATCCTTGGATGGTGGGGAAAGGCCATAATGATTCGTAACCAACCTCTTTTATGGGTATTATCTATTGGATTTGAGTTAATGGAG CTTACCTTCCGCCACATGCTACCGAACTTCAATGAGTGCTGGTGGGACAGCATTGTTCTTGACATTTTGATCTGCAATTGGTTTG GAATTTGGGCAGGAATGCGCACTGTACGGTACTTTGATGGTAGGACATATGAATGGGTTGGCATAAGTCGGCAGCCAAATATCATGGGCAAA GTCAAACGGACGCTGGGTCAATTTACACCCGCACGGTGGGACAAAGATGAATGGCACCCACTTCTTGGACCTTGGCGTTTTATTCAAGTTCTGAGTCTTTGCGTTGTGTTTTTGACAGTGGAGCTGAATACATTTTTCCTAAAGTTTTGCCTTTGGATACCTCCACGAAACCCCCTTGTAATTTATAGGTTGATTTTGTGGTGGCTTATTGCATTACCAACCATTCGGGAGTACAATTCTTACTTACAGGACAGGTACTCCATTGCTTTCTGCCCCATCTTTTGCCAATCACAAACCAT AAAACCAGTGAAAAAGGTGGGCTCCTTTTGTTGGCTCTCCGTGGCCATCTGCATTGTTGAACTCCTCATCTGTATCAAGTTTGGACATG GATTATTCCCCAATCCCATGCCAAAGTGGTTGGTAACTTTTTGGACAGCGTTTGGTATTGGCCTCTTGATATTCTTGAACGCATGGACCTGGGTATTACATCGAACAATGAGGACAAAGCAGGAATAG